A genomic region of Azoarcus sp. KH32C contains the following coding sequences:
- a CDS encoding AarF/ABC1/UbiB kinase family protein, translating into MRELSDRRDLGGKADSDDMPDAAWLEAIGLYALLPPSLQRWRPLVEEAALFFLAALPPDRLNAILLGQLALDVDAGPAQRLVTLLAQCPTLHKLGQVLARQPRLDPELCRQLQSLESMPATTSLEDVLAQLRSELGESLAVEVASAALAEGSVAIVVPFTYEEDGRPRDGVFKVLRPGVEVRLAEELAILPDLADLIERRAGELGLPALDYRDTLESIGRLLMQEIRLDEEQRHLVAARKFYADERDILIPRLLPWCTPQVTAMERVFGSKLNDAELSARQREELAETVVRALLAKPFWTRADPAIFHGDLHGGNLFVTPDGRLAVLDWSLVAHVSKADREALLAAALGAFALDAPKIRHAIAALGSCGPDDPALIRIVEDALDRLVSEARMPGFDWLLALLDELALTQAAGFRGDLGLFRKSWLALSGVVRDLAGNVPADLPLIDVGLRRFLAELPSRWFTSPHTRDFSTHVSAMDLLDLCVAPWLAAMRLGARVQALGLQRLGDRQVQGARALRPRLTPAAPRR; encoded by the coding sequence ATGAGGGAATTGAGCGATCGCCGGGACCTGGGCGGGAAAGCGGACAGCGATGACATGCCGGACGCGGCGTGGCTGGAAGCGATCGGGCTGTACGCATTGCTGCCGCCCTCGCTGCAACGCTGGCGGCCCCTCGTCGAGGAGGCGGCGCTGTTCTTCCTTGCGGCCTTGCCGCCGGACCGGCTGAACGCGATCCTGCTCGGGCAGCTCGCGCTGGACGTGGATGCGGGACCCGCGCAGCGCCTCGTCACGCTGCTCGCGCAGTGCCCGACGCTGCACAAGCTCGGCCAGGTGCTCGCCCGACAGCCGCGCCTCGATCCGGAACTGTGCCGCCAGCTGCAGTCGCTCGAGTCGATGCCGGCGACGACGTCGCTGGAGGACGTCCTGGCGCAGCTTCGATCGGAACTCGGTGAGTCGCTGGCCGTGGAAGTCGCGTCCGCTGCGCTGGCCGAGGGAAGCGTCGCGATCGTGGTGCCCTTCACTTACGAGGAGGATGGCCGGCCGCGTGATGGCGTCTTCAAGGTGCTGCGGCCGGGGGTGGAGGTGCGCCTCGCGGAGGAGCTGGCGATCCTTCCGGATCTCGCCGATCTCATCGAACGGCGCGCGGGCGAACTCGGCTTGCCGGCCCTCGATTACCGCGACACTTTGGAGAGCATCGGCCGTCTGTTGATGCAGGAAATCCGCCTTGACGAGGAGCAGCGGCATCTCGTCGCGGCGCGGAAGTTCTATGCCGACGAGCGGGACATCCTTATCCCGCGCTTGTTGCCCTGGTGCACGCCGCAGGTGACCGCCATGGAGCGCGTCTTCGGCAGCAAGTTGAACGACGCCGAACTGTCGGCGCGGCAGCGGGAGGAACTCGCGGAGACGGTGGTGCGCGCGCTGCTTGCGAAGCCGTTCTGGACGCGCGCCGATCCCGCGATCTTCCACGGCGACCTGCATGGCGGAAACCTGTTCGTCACCCCCGACGGACGGCTTGCGGTGCTCGACTGGAGCCTCGTCGCGCACGTATCGAAAGCGGACCGCGAAGCGCTGCTCGCGGCAGCTCTGGGCGCATTTGCGCTTGATGCGCCTAAGATCCGTCATGCGATTGCCGCGCTCGGAAGCTGCGGGCCGGACGATCCGGCGCTGATACGCATCGTGGAGGATGCGCTCGACCGGCTCGTGTCCGAAGCTCGCATGCCGGGATTCGACTGGCTGCTCGCGCTCCTCGACGAACTCGCGTTGACGCAGGCAGCCGGCTTTCGTGGGGACCTTGGGCTGTTCCGCAAGAGCTGGCTCGCGCTGTCGGGCGTCGTGCGGGACCTCGCGGGCAATGTGCCGGCCGATCTGCCCTTGATCGACGTTGGCCTGCGGAGATTCCTCGCCGAACTGCCGTCGCGCTGGTTCACGTCGCCGCACACGCGCGACTTCTCGACCCACGTCTCGGCCATGGATCTCCTCGATCTTTGCGTTGCGCCCTGGCTTGCTGCGATGCGATTGGGCGCTCGCGTGCAGGCTCTCGGCCTCCAGCGGCTCGGCGATCGACAGGTTCAGGGCGCGCGCGCTCTTCGGCCCCGTCTCACGCCGGCTGCACCGCGCCGATGA
- a CDS encoding GntR family transcriptional regulator, with the protein MNMPDGEGLLLAEKAFNALKAMLTGGQLRAGQFVSMPDLARMVDLPLAPVREAVKRAESAGLLNVLPKRGVAVMEATPDLIREYFDLRLIFDQEGARRLVRGGHGERLAALRDVHVRLVEAARNGITPSLQREAMAVDWSLHSTLSDALGNATVREIYAQNRDRISVMQHSRPLLPDRIVPAMEEHLAIIDGILGGDEQVAAEAVRRHFAQTLRWWGIFG; encoded by the coding sequence ATGAACATGCCGGACGGCGAAGGTTTGCTGCTTGCGGAGAAGGCCTTCAATGCGCTGAAGGCGATGCTGACCGGCGGGCAGCTGCGTGCGGGACAGTTCGTATCCATGCCCGACCTGGCGCGGATGGTCGATCTGCCGCTCGCGCCCGTGCGCGAGGCGGTCAAGCGCGCGGAGTCCGCGGGGCTGCTCAACGTGCTGCCCAAGCGCGGCGTCGCGGTGATGGAAGCGACGCCGGATCTGATCCGCGAATATTTCGACCTGCGCCTCATCTTCGACCAGGAAGGGGCGCGCCGGCTCGTGCGTGGTGGACACGGCGAGCGCCTGGCCGCGTTGCGCGACGTGCATGTGCGCCTCGTGGAGGCGGCGCGCAACGGGATCACGCCCTCCTTGCAGCGCGAAGCGATGGCAGTGGACTGGTCGCTGCATTCGACGCTGTCGGATGCGCTCGGCAATGCGACCGTGCGCGAGATTTACGCGCAGAACCGCGACCGCATCTCGGTGATGCAGCACTCGCGCCCGCTGCTGCCGGACCGCATCGTGCCGGCAATGGAGGAGCATCTCGCTATCATCGACGGGATCCTCGGCGGCGACGAGCAGGTCGCGGCCGAGGCGGTGCGCCGCCACTTCGCGCAGACGCTACGCTGGTGGGGCATTTTCGGCTGA
- a CDS encoding C4-dicarboxylate transporter DctA: MHKRFHKTLFGQVVIALILGILVGFMWPDFATQLKPLGDGFIKLIKVIVAPLVFCVVVHGISSTGDLKKVGRVGVKALVYFEVVTTFALALGVLLAFVLQPGVGMNVDTNTLDASQISGMSERVHQVHGTVDFLMKLIPSTFIDAFAKGDILQVLLVAILFGCAVAALGERGRPVTQGIDALAHVFFKVIGFIVKLAPLGVLGAVAFTVGKYGIGSLKQLGMLVALFYLTCTIFVVAILGTILRLAGFNIFKLLNYLREELLVVLGTASSDAVLPQVMRKLELMGIKDSTVGLVIPTGYSFNLDGFSIYLTLAAVFIAQATNTPLSMTDLLTILAISLVTSKGAHGVPGSAIVILAATLSAIPAIPAIGLVLVLSVDWFMGMARALTNMIGNCVATVVVGVWEKDIDRQRARQVLNGEVTIDINAIAAQPLPEAVVAGPLAAQVPAQAHA; the protein is encoded by the coding sequence ATGCATAAACGTTTTCACAAGACCCTCTTCGGCCAGGTCGTCATCGCACTGATCCTTGGCATCCTTGTCGGCTTCATGTGGCCGGATTTCGCGACTCAACTCAAGCCGCTCGGCGACGGCTTCATCAAGCTGATCAAGGTCATCGTCGCACCGCTGGTGTTCTGCGTCGTCGTCCATGGGATTTCGAGCACCGGCGACCTGAAGAAGGTCGGGCGCGTCGGCGTCAAGGCGCTGGTGTACTTCGAGGTCGTCACGACCTTCGCGCTCGCGCTCGGCGTACTGCTCGCCTTCGTGCTGCAGCCTGGCGTCGGCATGAATGTGGACACGAATACGCTCGACGCATCGCAGATCAGCGGCATGTCCGAGCGCGTCCATCAGGTCCACGGCACCGTCGACTTCCTGATGAAGCTGATCCCGTCGACCTTCATCGACGCCTTCGCGAAAGGCGACATCCTGCAAGTGCTGCTCGTCGCGATCCTCTTCGGCTGCGCGGTCGCGGCGCTGGGCGAGCGGGGACGGCCGGTGACGCAGGGCATCGACGCGCTCGCCCACGTCTTCTTCAAGGTGATCGGCTTCATCGTCAAGCTCGCGCCACTCGGCGTGCTCGGCGCGGTCGCCTTCACCGTCGGCAAGTACGGCATCGGTTCGCTCAAGCAGCTCGGCATGCTGGTCGCGCTGTTCTACCTGACCTGCACGATCTTCGTCGTCGCCATCCTCGGCACCATCCTGCGCCTCGCAGGCTTCAACATCTTCAAGCTGCTGAACTACCTGCGCGAGGAACTCCTCGTCGTGCTCGGCACCGCCTCGTCGGACGCCGTCCTGCCGCAGGTGATGCGCAAGCTGGAGCTGATGGGCATCAAGGATTCGACCGTCGGCCTCGTGATCCCGACCGGCTACTCCTTCAACCTCGACGGCTTCTCGATCTACCTGACGCTCGCCGCGGTCTTCATCGCCCAGGCCACCAACACCCCGCTGTCCATGACCGACCTGCTGACGATCCTCGCGATCTCGCTCGTGACCTCAAAGGGCGCCCACGGCGTTCCCGGCTCCGCGATCGTGATCCTCGCCGCGACGCTGTCGGCGATCCCCGCGATCCCGGCGATCGGCCTCGTGCTCGTGCTGTCGGTCGACTGGTTCATGGGCATGGCCCGCGCACTGACCAACATGATCGGCAACTGCGTCGCCACCGTCGTCGTCGGCGTCTGGGAAAAGGACATCGACCGCCAGCGTGCCCGCCAGGTGCTCAACGGCGAAGTCACGATCGACATCAACGCGATCGCCGCCCAGCCCCTGCCCGAAGCCGTCGTCGCCGGCCCGCTCGCCGCACAAGTGCCGGCCCAAGCGCATGCTTGA
- the alc gene encoding allantoicase gives MSHNTGSIRIAEPAVLPEWATRSVDLANPRIGAKALYASDDFFAEVSRMLNPEPAQFIPGKYDDNGKWMDGWETRRKRTTGHDWCFVKLGRKGTIRGFDVDTSHFTGNYAPAVSIEATISNSDDVAALKDAKWTEILPSTSLSGNSHHLLQANSDAPFTHLRINIYPDGGIARLRVYGQPVGVFENVGDELVDLVALENGGRPVAWNDAHFGTASNLILPGRGINMGDGWETRRRREPGSDWCILQLGAAGTIEKIDVDTAHFKGNYPDRCSIQAAFVEGGTDQSVITQSMFWPVLLPEQKLSMDAIHSFAEQIAKLGPVTHVRLNIIPDGGVSRLRLWGKVKK, from the coding sequence ATGAGTCACAACACCGGCAGCATCCGCATCGCTGAACCCGCCGTCCTGCCCGAGTGGGCCACACGCTCGGTCGATCTCGCCAACCCGAGGATCGGCGCCAAGGCACTCTACGCCTCGGACGACTTCTTCGCCGAAGTCTCGCGCATGTTGAACCCCGAACCGGCCCAGTTCATCCCCGGCAAGTACGACGACAACGGCAAATGGATGGACGGCTGGGAAACCCGCCGCAAGCGCACCACCGGCCACGACTGGTGCTTCGTCAAACTCGGCCGCAAAGGCACGATCCGCGGCTTCGACGTCGACACCAGCCACTTCACCGGCAACTACGCCCCGGCGGTCTCGATCGAGGCGACGATCTCGAACTCGGACGACGTCGCGGCACTCAAGGACGCGAAATGGACCGAGATCCTGCCCTCGACCTCGCTCTCCGGGAACAGCCACCACCTGCTGCAGGCGAACTCCGACGCCCCCTTCACCCATCTGCGCATCAACATCTACCCCGACGGCGGCATCGCCCGGCTGCGCGTCTACGGCCAGCCGGTCGGCGTCTTCGAGAACGTCGGCGATGAACTGGTGGACCTCGTCGCACTCGAAAACGGCGGCCGCCCCGTCGCGTGGAACGACGCGCACTTCGGCACCGCCTCGAACCTGATCCTGCCGGGGCGCGGCATCAACATGGGCGACGGCTGGGAAACCCGCCGCCGCCGCGAGCCGGGCAGCGACTGGTGCATCCTGCAACTGGGTGCTGCCGGCACGATCGAGAAGATCGACGTCGACACCGCCCACTTCAAAGGCAACTACCCCGACCGCTGCTCGATCCAGGCCGCCTTCGTCGAGGGCGGCACCGACCAGTCGGTCATCACGCAGAGCATGTTCTGGCCCGTCCTGCTGCCCGAGCAGAAGCTCTCGATGGACGCGATCCACAGCTTCGCCGAACAGATCGCTAAGCTCGGCCCCGTCACCCACGTGCGCCTCAACATCATCCCGGACGGCGGCGTCTCGCGCCTGCGCCTGTGGGGCAAAGTGAAGAAATGA
- a CDS encoding ureidoglycolate lyase, which yields MIALSAATVSPPKTILAEPLTHEAFAPFGDVIEAGDAVRQFPINGGNTTRYHDLAKIDPGPDGHAIVSIFRGEPRALPFPIEMMERHPLGSQAFVPMSGRPYLVVVAPAGHPPTADDLRVFIARGDQGVNYARGVWHHPLLALDTVCDFVVIDRAGNGHNCDEVTLTDPVLIDVDR from the coding sequence ATGATCGCCCTCTCCGCAGCGACCGTGTCTCCGCCGAAGACCATCCTCGCCGAGCCGCTGACGCACGAAGCCTTCGCCCCCTTCGGCGACGTCATCGAGGCCGGCGACGCGGTCCGCCAGTTCCCGATCAACGGCGGCAACACGACGCGCTACCACGACCTCGCGAAAATCGACCCGGGCCCGGACGGGCACGCCATCGTGTCGATCTTCCGCGGCGAACCGCGCGCCCTGCCCTTCCCGATCGAGATGATGGAACGCCACCCCCTCGGCAGCCAAGCCTTCGTGCCGATGTCGGGCCGGCCGTATCTGGTCGTCGTTGCCCCCGCCGGCCATCCGCCGACCGCCGACGACCTACGCGTATTCATCGCGCGCGGCGATCAGGGCGTGAACTACGCTCGCGGCGTCTGGCACCACCCGCTGCTCGCGCTGGACACCGTGTGCGACTTCGTCGTCATCGACCGTGCAGGCAACGGCCACAACTGCGACGAGGTGACGCTCACCGACCCGGTCCTCATCGACGTGGATCGCTGA
- a CDS encoding AmiS/UreI family transporter has translation MLLGLALFYVGAVLILNGLWMLGRIGDREIPLINFFTGGVTLLVSLKLAFGADADAASIKAAAFSLLFSFTYLWVAFNRHNGADGRGLGWFSLFVAISAVPVAIETLAGAKSNWDLWLGTSWAAWSGLWLLFFLLLALQKPLTRLAAWTSIVQGIFTGWVPGYLLLNGTIR, from the coding sequence ATGCTCCTCGGCCTTGCCCTCTTCTACGTCGGCGCCGTCCTCATCCTCAACGGCCTGTGGATGCTCGGACGCATCGGCGACCGCGAGATCCCGCTGATCAACTTCTTCACCGGCGGCGTCACCCTGCTCGTCTCGCTCAAGCTCGCCTTCGGCGCCGATGCCGACGCCGCATCGATCAAGGCCGCCGCCTTCTCGCTGCTCTTCTCCTTCACCTACCTGTGGGTCGCCTTCAACCGCCACAACGGCGCAGACGGCCGCGGACTCGGCTGGTTCAGCCTCTTCGTCGCCATTTCCGCCGTCCCGGTCGCCATCGAAACGCTGGCCGGTGCGAAAAGCAACTGGGACCTCTGGCTAGGAACCTCCTGGGCGGCGTGGAGCGGCCTCTGGCTACTGTTCTTCCTGCTGCTCGCGCTGCAGAAACCGCTCACGCGCCTCGCCGCCTGGACCTCGATCGTCCAGGGCATCTTCACCGGCTGGGTTCCGGGCTACCTGCTGCTCAACGGCACCATCCGCTGA
- a CDS encoding GFA family protein, which yields MIYKGSCHCGRIAFEVEGEQLTQVVDCNCSICVRKGALMWFVPREKLRLLTPEANLSTYTFNTHTIKHRFCAVCGIHPFGEGTDPSGKAMAAINVRCLEGVKLASLPVKHFDGRSR from the coding sequence ATGATCTACAAGGGAAGCTGCCATTGCGGTCGGATTGCCTTCGAGGTCGAGGGCGAACAACTGACTCAGGTTGTCGACTGCAATTGCTCGATCTGCGTCCGGAAGGGCGCGCTGATGTGGTTCGTGCCTCGCGAGAAGCTGCGTCTGCTGACGCCGGAAGCAAACCTCAGCACCTATACCTTCAACACGCACACGATCAAGCATCGCTTCTGCGCGGTGTGCGGCATTCACCCCTTCGGCGAGGGGACCGACCCGTCCGGTAAGGCCATGGCGGCGATCAATGTGCGCTGCCTCGAAGGCGTGAAGCTCGCCTCCTTGCCGGTGAAGCACTTCGACGGCCGCTCGCGCTGA
- a CDS encoding TrkA family potassium uptake protein, which yields MTARIKKTTTRRVSPPPLRNSALPRIVVRIYFAIGILLTIVVLATLAFHHIGDGEATWSDAIHMTLITITTVGYGEVVRIDSLGDRLFAGLVAISGFGVLTFLFTSLTMLFMEKDFDQTLRRRRMEKRIKKLRQHYIICGFGRVGRNVAYELHGTGRHFVAIDVEQARFDENQEKYPGLLYLHGDGSDDDLLLAADIEDAKGVFAVTGDDSRNLMIIITAKQLNPNVRIVARAQETRNMAKMYKAGADAVISPDFTGGMRMASAMVRPHVVGFLNEMLKSEKKLRVEEFPLPDNFPATPLSSLQLRSPEYILLAVRDEKDWTFNPPGELLLYPGNVLIAMASPAGRAEIEAHLAEFLVG from the coding sequence ATGACGGCCCGAATCAAAAAGACAACGACGCGCCGTGTCAGCCCGCCGCCGCTCAGGAACTCCGCGCTGCCCCGCATCGTGGTGCGGATCTACTTTGCGATCGGGATCCTGCTCACGATCGTCGTGTTGGCAACGCTGGCTTTCCATCATATCGGCGATGGGGAGGCGACCTGGTCCGACGCGATTCATATGACGCTGATCACGATCACGACCGTCGGTTATGGTGAGGTGGTACGCATCGATTCGCTCGGCGACCGCCTGTTCGCCGGCCTCGTCGCGATCAGCGGTTTCGGCGTGCTGACCTTCCTTTTTACCAGTCTGACCATGTTGTTCATGGAAAAGGACTTCGACCAGACACTCAGGAGGCGCCGCATGGAGAAGCGGATCAAGAAACTGCGCCAGCACTACATCATCTGCGGCTTCGGCCGGGTGGGCCGGAACGTCGCCTACGAGCTGCATGGGACAGGTCGGCATTTTGTCGCCATCGACGTCGAACAGGCGCGATTCGACGAGAACCAGGAGAAGTACCCCGGACTGCTCTACCTGCACGGCGACGGATCGGACGACGACCTCCTGCTTGCCGCCGACATCGAGGATGCGAAGGGCGTCTTTGCGGTGACGGGCGATGATTCGCGCAACCTGATGATCATCATCACCGCGAAGCAGCTCAATCCGAACGTGCGCATCGTCGCGCGCGCGCAAGAAACGCGGAACATGGCCAAGATGTACAAGGCGGGGGCGGACGCGGTGATCTCGCCGGACTTCACCGGCGGCATGCGGATGGCGTCGGCGATGGTCCGTCCGCACGTCGTGGGCTTCCTCAACGAGATGCTGAAGTCGGAGAAGAAGCTGCGCGTCGAGGAATTCCCGCTCCCCGATAATTTCCCCGCGACGCCGCTGTCGTCGTTGCAGTTGCGCAGTCCCGAGTACATTCTGCTGGCGGTGCGCGACGAAAAGGACTGGACCTTCAACCCGCCCGGTGAACTGCTGCTTTACCCGGGCAACGTGCTGATCGCGATGGCGAGCCCCGCCGGACGCGCCGAAATCGAGGCTCATCTGGCGGAGTTCCTCGTCGGCTGA
- a CDS encoding AAA family ATPase, with product MYNEYFGFSAAPFSIAPDPRYLFMSERHREALAHLLYGLRVDGGFVLLTGEVGTGKTTVCRCLLEQVPDDCDVAFILNPKLDTVELLATLCDELHIPAPAGEHSIKVLVDLINRYLLEANARGRKTVLIVDEAQNLSNEVLEQLRLLTNLETNERKLLQIILLGQPELRERLAQPDMRQLAQRIVARYHLEPLSRPDVAAYVNHRLSVAGARQALFPDKVIDRLYRLSGGTPRLINVICDRALLGAYVEGKTAVGIATLNRAAGEVLGGVPQRSGLKQVALASLLAVALAGGAAAAWRYNASAPAVEAGSTSATSTAGPNPVPVGTPPAETPAPPPQEIAWPAPTEQWLHEVMAVRSLFLLWNIETPTVGIDEACRLIAARGIGCLRRDGDLEALRAMNAPAILELSQAGGPNFFATLIAIDAEHARLAFAGTTREVSLDSLQRQWRGNYVLLWRTPPGWYRSVGPGMRGADVAWVVRQLGRWEGSPDAAASGNTYNAVVEQRMRAFQRGNGLPEDGVVGPMTLVRLAAVADSEAPVLARQGQ from the coding sequence ATGTACAACGAGTATTTCGGGTTTTCGGCGGCGCCCTTCTCCATCGCGCCCGATCCGCGCTACCTCTTCATGAGTGAACGTCATCGCGAGGCGCTGGCGCACCTGTTGTACGGGCTCAGGGTGGACGGCGGCTTCGTGCTGCTCACCGGCGAGGTCGGCACGGGCAAGACGACGGTGTGCCGTTGCCTGCTGGAGCAGGTGCCGGACGACTGCGACGTCGCGTTCATCCTGAATCCCAAGCTCGACACCGTGGAACTGCTCGCGACGCTGTGCGACGAACTCCACATTCCGGCGCCGGCCGGCGAGCACTCGATCAAGGTGCTGGTCGACCTGATCAATCGTTATCTGCTGGAGGCCAACGCGCGCGGGCGGAAGACGGTGCTGATCGTGGACGAGGCGCAGAACCTCTCCAACGAGGTGCTGGAGCAGTTGCGGCTGCTGACCAACCTCGAAACCAACGAGCGCAAGCTGCTGCAGATCATCCTGCTCGGCCAGCCGGAGCTTCGCGAACGACTCGCGCAGCCGGACATGCGCCAGCTCGCGCAGCGGATCGTCGCGCGCTACCACCTCGAGCCGCTGTCGCGGCCGGACGTCGCGGCCTACGTGAATCACCGGCTTTCGGTCGCAGGCGCACGACAAGCGCTTTTCCCCGATAAGGTGATCGACCGGCTGTATCGACTGAGCGGCGGCACGCCGCGGCTGATCAACGTGATCTGCGATCGCGCCCTGCTCGGCGCCTACGTCGAAGGCAAGACCGCGGTCGGCATCGCGACCCTGAACCGGGCCGCGGGCGAGGTGCTCGGCGGCGTTCCGCAGCGATCGGGGCTAAAGCAGGTCGCACTGGCCTCGCTGCTCGCGGTGGCGCTCGCCGGTGGTGCTGCCGCCGCTTGGCGCTACAACGCTTCGGCCCCCGCCGTGGAAGCCGGCTCGACTTCGGCAACGTCCACCGCCGGGCCGAATCCAGTCCCCGTCGGCACGCCGCCCGCGGAAACGCCTGCCCCGCCGCCCCAAGAGATTGCCTGGCCCGCGCCGACCGAGCAGTGGCTGCACGAAGTAATGGCCGTACGCAGTCTCTTCTTGCTCTGGAACATCGAGACCCCTACCGTCGGCATCGACGAAGCCTGCCGCCTCATCGCCGCGCGAGGCATCGGCTGCCTGCGTCGGGACGGCGATCTCGAAGCGCTGCGGGCGATGAACGCACCGGCAATACTGGAATTGAGCCAGGCCGGCGGGCCGAATTTCTTCGCCACGTTGATCGCAATCGACGCCGAGCATGCGCGGCTCGCTTTCGCGGGCACCACGCGCGAGGTTTCGCTCGACAGCCTCCAGCGGCAATGGCGCGGCAACTATGTGCTGCTGTGGCGCACCCCGCCCGGGTGGTACCGCAGCGTCGGACCGGGCATGCGCGGTGCCGACGTCGCGTGGGTCGTGCGCCAGCTCGGCCGTTGGGAAGGCTCGCCCGACGCCGCAGCAAGCGGCAACACCTATAACGCGGTCGTCGAGCAGCGCATGCGCGCCTTCCAGCGCGGCAATGGCCTGCCCGAAGACGGCGTGGTCGGCCCCATGACCCTGGTTCGTCTCGCCGCCGTGGCCGACAGCGAGGCGCCCGTTCTCGCGAGGCAGGGGCAATAG
- a CDS encoding general secretion pathway protein GspB: MSYILEALQKSEHARQRGKVPDLSTIPATTTGTRVERSPRHQPYVLAGFAVTLLAAVLGWWRPWQQASTEAREDQKIAVAVPRVQEPEPSQARPTEQIQPSPTPSSPPTIPPSSPAAATSRPPVTSADTPSPAATTRPAQRIDKTPANAEIAAPAASRPAPVATAPLAPPSPAPTSARPPSGRILNLQELPPAVRNTVPRLTISGYASAGDSGKRMVVVNDRLVQEGEEAGPGVTVVTVGDDGVVFDFQGYRFRAQQ, translated from the coding sequence ATGTCCTACATACTCGAAGCGCTACAGAAGTCCGAACACGCGCGGCAACGCGGCAAGGTGCCGGACCTGAGCACGATCCCCGCAACAACGACCGGCACGCGCGTGGAGAGGTCGCCGCGGCATCAGCCATACGTCTTGGCCGGCTTCGCCGTGACCCTGCTCGCGGCCGTGCTCGGATGGTGGCGGCCGTGGCAGCAGGCAAGCACCGAAGCGCGCGAAGACCAGAAGATAGCGGTTGCGGTGCCGCGGGTACAGGAGCCCGAACCGTCGCAAGCCAGACCGACAGAACAGATCCAGCCCTCCCCGACCCCGTCGAGCCCACCGACCATACCCCCGTCGAGCCCAGCTGCTGCCACAAGTCGGCCGCCGGTCACGTCGGCAGACACGCCATCGCCTGCTGCGACCACCCGGCCCGCACAGCGCATCGACAAGACGCCGGCAAACGCAGAGATCGCTGCTCCGGCGGCTTCCCGGCCCGCGCCCGTCGCGACGGCTCCGCTCGCGCCGCCCTCGCCCGCACCCACCTCCGCGCGCCCGCCATCCGGCCGCATCCTGAACCTCCAGGAATTGCCGCCAGCGGTCCGCAACACCGTGCCGCGCCTGACGATCTCCGGCTATGCGTCGGCCGGCGATTCCGGCAAACGGATGGTCGTCGTCAACGATCGGCTGGTGCAGGAAGGCGAAGAGGCCGGCCCCGGCGTGACCGTGGTGACGGTCGGCGACGACGGCGTCGTGTTCGACTTCCAGGGCTACCGCTTCCGGGCGCAGCAGTAA
- a CDS encoding FmdB family zinc ribbon protein produces MPTYEYRCKDCGHVFDLVEHVAEHAESHPVCPQCQSRQIEPVPMPAFLKTSKKS; encoded by the coding sequence ATGCCCACCTATGAATATCGTTGCAAGGATTGCGGCCATGTATTCGACCTCGTCGAACACGTGGCGGAGCACGCCGAGTCGCACCCCGTCTGCCCGCAGTGCCAGAGCAGGCAGATCGAGCCCGTGCCAATGCCCGCTTTCCTGAAGACCAGCAAGAAGAGCTGA
- a CDS encoding LysR family transcriptional regulator gives MDRYTEIRSFVLVAEKGSFASAALVEGVTPVVMGRRLDGLEKRLGVRLMHRSTRGLTLTDLGEQFLEQCRHLIHEFDEAETSVSAGRDVVRGHLVVSAPAAFGRRHVAPHAPAFKARYPELKLSFNLTDSVVDLVREGYDMAIRIGEVTDPNYVALKLFPNRRVVCGAPEYFARHGEPRTLEDLARHNCLAFNLQGGQQRGWSFLRDGKLVAVRVEGDLDCNDGELLYSWVKQGLGIGWRSTWEIQAELKRGELVTVLDEFAAPAYDIQAVYPQQRYLPAKVRHFIEYLKGVYNTPGYWER, from the coding sequence ATGGACCGATACACCGAAATCCGTAGCTTCGTCCTCGTCGCCGAAAAGGGGAGCTTCGCCTCGGCGGCGCTCGTCGAGGGCGTCACGCCGGTCGTGATGGGGCGGCGCCTGGACGGACTCGAAAAGCGTCTCGGCGTGCGCCTGATGCACCGTTCGACGCGCGGCCTGACACTGACCGACCTCGGCGAGCAGTTCCTCGAACAGTGTCGCCACCTGATCCACGAGTTCGACGAGGCCGAGACCAGCGTCAGCGCCGGGCGCGACGTCGTGCGCGGCCACCTCGTCGTCTCCGCGCCGGCCGCCTTCGGGCGCCGCCACGTCGCGCCGCACGCGCCGGCCTTCAAGGCGCGCTACCCGGAGCTGAAGCTGTCGTTCAACCTCACGGACAGCGTCGTCGACCTCGTGCGCGAGGGCTATGACATGGCGATCCGCATCGGCGAGGTCACGGATCCGAACTACGTTGCGCTGAAACTCTTCCCGAACCGCCGCGTGGTCTGCGGCGCTCCCGAGTATTTCGCCCGACACGGGGAACCGCGCACGCTCGAAGACCTCGCCCGCCACAACTGCCTCGCCTTCAACCTGCAGGGCGGCCAGCAGCGGGGCTGGAGCTTTCTGCGCGACGGCAAGCTTGTTGCGGTGCGCGTCGAAGGTGATCTCGACTGCAACGACGGCGAACTTCTGTACAGTTGGGTCAAGCAGGGGCTCGGCATCGGATGGCGTTCGACCTGGGAGATCCAGGCTGAACTCAAGCGCGGCGAGCTTGTCACAGTGCTCGACGAATTCGCGGCACCCGCCTATGACATCCAGGCCGTCTATCCGCAGCAGCGCTACCTGCCGGCCAAGGTGCGCCACTTCATCGAGTATCTGAAGGGCGTCTACAACACCCCGGGGTATTGGGAGAGGTAA